Proteins encoded by one window of Nicotiana tabacum cultivar K326 chromosome 10, ASM71507v2, whole genome shotgun sequence:
- the LOC107821918 gene encoding uncharacterized protein LOC107821918 — translation MSVVSLKKTEEDMFMYAFVALYPSIKEWQYCKLVVLVDGTFLKSTYRGTLLIASTQDLAGSILPLAYAIVDSENNASWDCFFARFKDAFGEREGMCIVLDKNEGIKNAVATLYPQLKDIFFSIAKAYTIEKFDYHMAEVEKIDKWVKDYLMNVGYERWSRAHSIVNRTLIMTSNIVKSINAALKVARELPVLPLLEYIRQLIGRWNVTNKKNKIESFTDLGKRYDTMLMDNLELSHRMKCPHVQKQRLSMYCSIYVYPTVEILVTPLASYLYSVLDKGKQRMVFLKDRTCSCRRFQLGELSCAHARAILKYKYIDHTEYCSVYYTRKYLLKTYEILIYLVPDKSTWKIPAEVLDEKVLPPYVTKRIGRPRKGMCKPISEREQKISISCG, via the exons ATGTCGGTGGTAAGTTTGAAAAAAACAGAGGAAGACATGTTCATGTATGCTTTCGTTGCACTATATCCATCTATAAAAGAATGGCAGTATTGCAAACTGGTTGTTCTTGTAGATGGAACCTTTCTTAAATCGACATACAGAGGAACATTATTGATAGCATCCACACAAGATCTAGCag GTAGTATCCTACCACTCGCATATGCCATAGTAGATTCAGAGAATAATGCTTCCTGGGACTGTTTTTTCGCGAGGTTCAAGGATGCATTTggggaaagggagggaatgtgcaTAGTCTTGGACAAGAATGAAGGCATTAAAAATGCAGTGGCAACATTGTATCCACAA CTCAAAGACATATTCTTTTCTATAGCCAAAGCATACACAATTGAGAAGTTTGATTACCACATGGCAGAGGTAGAGAAAATTGATAAGTGGGTCAAAGATTACTTAATGAACGTTGGGTATGAAAGATGGTCCAGAGCACATTCCATTGTCAACAGAACATTGATAATGACTTCAAACATTGTGAAGTCGATTAATGCAGCACTCAAGGTTGCTAGGGAACTCCCAGTACTGCCTTTGCTGGAGTACATAAGGCAATTGATCGGACGATGGAATGTTAcaaacaaaaagaataaaatagagTCATTTACTGATCTTGGGAAAAGATATGATACAATGCTGATGGACAATCTCGAATTGTCACATCGGATGAAG TGTCCACATGTACAAAAGCAAAGGCTTTCAATGTACTGTAGCATCTATGTCTATCCCACTGTTGAAATATTG GTGACCCCTTTGGCGAGTTACTTATATTCAGTACTAGATAAGGGTAAGCAGAGAATGGTGTTCCTAAAAGATCGTACTTGCAGCTGTAGAAGGTTTCAGTTGGGTGAGTTGTCATGTGCACATGCTCGGGCAATATTAAAATACAAATACATTGATCATACTGAGTATTGCTCGGTGTACTACACCAGGAAGTACCTATTGAAGACCTATGAAATTCTAATTTATCTGGTTCCTGATAAAAGCACATGGAAAATTCCCGCAGAAGTTCTAGATGAAAAGGTCTTGCCACCATACGTGACTAAAAGAATAGGAAGGCCAAGGAAGGGGATGTGCAAGCCAATATCTGAAAGGGAACAAAAAATATCGATTTCATGTGGATAG